From Saccharothrix espanaensis DSM 44229, the proteins below share one genomic window:
- a CDS encoding S8 family peptidase, whose protein sequence is MFRKTAVLGLAAVSAAALAFVNVGVAAAEGQVLAADRADAVPNSYIVALKDSASPRALSASAAGSLVTKFGGEVRTTWQHALNGFHATLTPQQARRIAADPRVDWVQADLPVEIAGVQPNPPSWGLDRIDQANLPLDNSYTYPNGASNVRAYVIDTGIKISHTDFGGRATWGTNTVDSNNTDCHGHGTHVAGTVGSRSYGVAKEVKLVAVKVLNCQGSGTSAGVVNGVNWVAQNAVKPAVANMSLGGGADTATDTAVRNLVAAGVTTAVASGNDNQNACNYSPARVREAISTNASNRSDARASFSNWGTCTDLFAPGQDITSTWHTSDSATNTISGTSMASPHVAGAAAIYVSSNPTATPAQVETALVTAATNGKITNPGTGSANKLLFVQNVAPSNPSVNNPGNQTTTVGQAVNLTVTATGGAAPYTFSFTGLPAGLTGNSNGTVTGSPTTAGTSNVTVTVTDSASRTGSANFTWTVRDNTGGCDPATNDADVTVGDNSDVNSPITLSCAGNASATTSVTVNIVHTYVGDLIVDLVAPDGTIYNLHNRTGGSADNIAKTYSVNASSETASGTWKLRVRDVAAIDTGRIDTWTIDA, encoded by the coding sequence TTGTTCAGAAAGACGGCCGTCCTCGGCCTGGCCGCGGTGTCGGCGGCCGCCCTGGCGTTCGTCAACGTCGGTGTGGCCGCGGCCGAGGGCCAGGTCCTGGCCGCCGACCGCGCCGACGCCGTACCCAACTCCTACATCGTGGCGCTGAAGGACTCGGCGTCGCCGCGGGCGCTGTCGGCCTCGGCCGCGGGCTCGCTGGTCACCAAGTTCGGTGGCGAGGTCCGCACGACCTGGCAGCACGCGCTGAACGGCTTCCACGCCACCCTCACGCCGCAGCAGGCGCGTCGCATCGCGGCCGACCCCCGGGTCGACTGGGTGCAGGCCGACCTGCCGGTGGAGATCGCCGGCGTGCAGCCGAACCCGCCGTCGTGGGGCCTCGACCGGATCGACCAGGCGAACCTGCCGCTGGACAACAGCTACACCTACCCCAACGGTGCGAGCAACGTCCGGGCGTACGTCATCGACACCGGCATCAAGATCTCGCACACCGACTTCGGCGGTCGCGCCACCTGGGGCACCAACACGGTCGACAGCAACAACACCGACTGCCACGGCCACGGCACGCACGTCGCCGGCACCGTCGGCAGCCGCAGCTACGGCGTGGCCAAGGAAGTCAAGCTGGTCGCCGTCAAGGTGCTGAACTGCCAGGGCTCCGGCACCTCGGCGGGCGTCGTCAACGGCGTCAACTGGGTCGCCCAGAACGCCGTGAAGCCCGCCGTGGCGAACATGAGCCTCGGTGGCGGCGCGGACACCGCGACCGACACCGCGGTGCGCAACCTCGTCGCGGCCGGTGTCACCACCGCGGTGGCGTCGGGCAACGACAACCAGAACGCGTGCAACTACTCGCCGGCCCGCGTCCGTGAGGCGATCAGCACCAACGCCTCCAACCGGTCCGACGCGCGCGCGTCGTTCTCCAACTGGGGCACCTGCACCGACCTGTTCGCTCCGGGCCAGGACATCACGTCCACCTGGCACACCAGCGACAGCGCGACGAACACCATCAGCGGCACCTCGATGGCGTCCCCGCACGTCGCGGGCGCTGCGGCGATCTACGTGTCGTCCAACCCCACCGCCACCCCGGCCCAGGTCGAGACGGCGCTGGTGACCGCGGCGACCAACGGCAAGATCACCAACCCGGGCACCGGGTCGGCGAACAAGCTGCTGTTCGTGCAGAACGTCGCGCCGAGCAACCCGAGCGTGAACAACCCCGGCAACCAGACCACCACCGTGGGCCAGGCGGTCAACCTGACCGTCACCGCGACCGGTGGCGCGGCGCCGTACACGTTCTCGTTCACCGGTCTCCCGGCCGGTCTGACCGGCAACTCGAACGGCACGGTGACCGGTTCGCCGACCACGGCGGGCACGTCCAACGTGACCGTCACGGTGACCGACTCGGCGTCGCGCACCGGCAGCGCCAACTTCACCTGGACCGTGCGTGACAACACCGGCGGCTGCGACCCGGCCACCAACGACGCGGACGTCACCGTCGGCGACAACAGCGACGTGAACAGCCCGATCACGCTCTCCTGCGCGGGCAACGCGTCGGCCACCACCTCGGTGACCGTCAACATCGTGCACACCTACGTCGGCGACCTGATCGTCGACCTGGTGGCGCCGGACGGCACGATCTACAACCTGCACAACCGGACCGGCGGCAGCGCCGACAACATCGCCAAGACGTACTCGGTGAACGCCTCCTCGGAGACGGCGTCGGGCACGTGGAAGCTGCGCGTTCGCGACGTGGCGGCCATCGACACCGGCCGCATCGACACGTGGACCATCGACGCGTGA
- a CDS encoding FAD-dependent monooxygenase, with amino-acid sequence MKTALISGAGPAGLTAAHWLRRNGYAPTVVERAPGPRPGGQAIDVRGVALDVLDRMDLLTQAGELRTRLRGMAMLDAQGNEQWRSTEMTLSAGRLDSDDIEVLRDDLAALLHTRARDGVEYLFGDAITALDQDDDGVRVTFREAAPRTFDLVVGADGLHSAVRRLAFGPEEQFVHHLGAYVGVFSTENFLDLEDWQVWVHNDTRTASYCLYPARDNTELRATLGFAADPLDHDRHDVDGQKALIAERLADLGWETPRLLKAMWAAPEFYFDAMAQVRLDEWSRGRVVLIGDAAHCPSPLSGQGTSLALVGAYVLADELGRSDDHRTALARYEERLRPFVALNQALATENPGQGASEESMAAAKRAISLDA; translated from the coding sequence ATGAAGACCGCGCTCATCTCCGGTGCCGGCCCCGCAGGTCTGACCGCCGCCCACTGGCTGCGCCGCAACGGCTACGCGCCCACCGTCGTGGAGCGCGCGCCCGGCCCGCGCCCCGGCGGCCAGGCGATCGACGTCCGGGGCGTCGCCCTCGACGTGCTGGACCGGATGGACCTGCTCACGCAAGCCGGTGAGCTGCGCACCCGGCTGCGCGGCATGGCGATGCTCGACGCGCAGGGCAACGAGCAGTGGCGCTCGACCGAGATGACCCTCAGCGCCGGCCGGCTCGACAGCGACGACATCGAGGTCCTGCGCGACGACCTCGCCGCCTTGCTGCACACCCGTGCCCGCGACGGCGTCGAGTACCTGTTCGGCGACGCGATCACGGCCCTCGACCAGGACGACGACGGCGTGCGCGTCACCTTCCGCGAGGCCGCGCCCCGCACGTTCGACCTGGTCGTCGGAGCGGACGGCCTGCACTCGGCGGTCCGGCGGCTGGCGTTCGGCCCGGAAGAGCAGTTCGTGCACCACCTCGGCGCGTACGTGGGCGTGTTCAGCACCGAGAACTTCCTCGACCTGGAGGACTGGCAGGTGTGGGTGCACAACGACACCCGCACCGCGAGCTACTGCCTCTACCCGGCCCGTGACAACACCGAACTGCGCGCCACCCTCGGCTTCGCCGCGGACCCGCTCGACCACGACCGGCACGACGTCGACGGGCAGAAGGCGCTCATCGCCGAGCGGCTGGCCGACCTCGGCTGGGAGACCCCGAGGCTGCTCAAGGCGATGTGGGCCGCGCCGGAGTTCTACTTCGACGCGATGGCCCAGGTGCGCCTGGACGAGTGGTCGCGCGGCCGGGTCGTGCTGATCGGCGACGCCGCGCACTGCCCGTCCCCGCTGTCCGGCCAGGGCACCAGCCTGGCGCTGGTGGGCGCGTACGTGCTGGCCGACGAACTCGGCCGGTCCGACGACCACCGCACCGCACTGGCCCGCTACGAGGAGCGGCTGCGGCCGTTCGTGGCGCTCAACCAGGCGCTGGCCACGGAGAACCCGGGGCAGGGCGCGTCGGAGGAGTCGATGGCGGCCGCCAAGCGCGCGATCAGCCTGGACGCCTGA
- the mshC gene encoding cysteine--1-D-myo-inosityl 2-amino-2-deoxy-alpha-D-glucopyranoside ligase, with product MQTWSSTPVPRVAGEPRPLRLYDTSTGEVRPTAPGDTARLYVCGITPYDATHLGHAATYLTFDLVHRLWLDNGHEVHYVQNVTDVDDPLLERAERDQDDWVVLAMRETALFREDMVALRVLPPREYIGAVEAIPEVVEAVAKLLADGAAYRVDDPDHPDVYFDHTASGRFGYESNYDEATMLEFFAERGGDPDRPGKRHPLDALLWRTTRPGEPSWPSELGEGRPGWHIECSAIALNRLGTGFDVQGGGSDLVFPHHEFSAAHAEALTREHPFARHYVHAGMIGLDGEKMSKSRGNLVFVSKLRSQKTDPNAVRLALFAGHYRADRPWTDALLAQAQERLATWRRAAALESAPNAEATVTRLRDHLGDDLDTPRALVALDAWAAEALSTGGNDETAPKLFRDAVDALLGVEL from the coding sequence ATGCAGACCTGGTCATCCACCCCTGTCCCGCGGGTAGCCGGCGAGCCGCGCCCGCTGCGGCTGTACGACACGTCGACCGGCGAGGTGCGCCCCACGGCCCCCGGTGACACCGCCAGGCTGTACGTCTGCGGCATCACCCCCTACGACGCGACCCACCTCGGGCACGCGGCCACGTACCTGACGTTCGACCTGGTCCACCGGCTGTGGCTGGACAACGGCCACGAGGTCCACTACGTGCAGAACGTCACCGACGTGGACGACCCGCTGCTGGAGCGCGCCGAGCGCGACCAGGACGACTGGGTGGTGCTCGCGATGCGCGAGACGGCCCTGTTCCGCGAGGACATGGTCGCGCTGCGCGTGCTGCCGCCCCGCGAGTACATCGGCGCGGTCGAGGCCATCCCGGAGGTCGTGGAGGCCGTCGCGAAGCTCCTCGCGGACGGCGCGGCGTACCGGGTCGACGACCCGGACCACCCGGACGTGTACTTCGACCACACCGCCTCCGGAAGGTTCGGCTACGAGTCGAACTACGACGAGGCCACCATGCTGGAGTTCTTCGCCGAACGCGGCGGCGACCCGGACCGCCCAGGCAAGCGCCACCCGCTCGACGCCCTGCTGTGGCGCACCACGCGTCCCGGCGAGCCGTCCTGGCCGTCGGAGCTGGGCGAGGGCCGGCCGGGCTGGCACATCGAGTGCAGCGCCATCGCGCTCAACCGCCTGGGCACCGGCTTCGACGTGCAGGGCGGCGGCTCCGACCTGGTCTTCCCGCACCACGAGTTCAGCGCCGCGCACGCCGAGGCGCTGACCCGCGAACACCCGTTCGCCCGGCACTACGTGCACGCGGGCATGATCGGCCTGGACGGCGAGAAGATGTCGAAGTCCCGGGGCAACCTGGTCTTCGTCTCCAAGCTCCGCTCCCAGAAGACCGACCCGAACGCGGTGCGCCTGGCCCTGTTCGCGGGCCACTACCGCGCCGACCGCCCGTGGACGGACGCGTTGCTGGCGCAGGCGCAGGAACGCCTGGCGACGTGGCGCCGCGCGGCAGCCCTGGAGTCGGCCCCGAACGCCGAGGCGACCGTCACCCGGCTGCGTGACCACCTGGGCGACGACCTGGACACCCCCCGCGCGCTGGTCGCGCTGGACGCGTGGGCGGCGGAGGCCCTGTCCACCGGCGGCAACGACGAGACCGCGCCGAAGCTGTTCCGCGACGCCGTGGACGCACTGCTGGGCGTCGAGTTGTAG
- a CDS encoding GbsR/MarR family transcriptional regulator codes for MTQVTERDQQAVLRFIERFAAAFAETGMPRMPARVFVALLADDEGTLTAAELADLLQVSPAAISGAVRYLTQVNVVSRERESGSRRDVFRVYDDVWYEAIFRRDQMMARWGGPLKEGIGVLGEDTPAGRRIAETLAFFEFVHAELPGLLDRWRTHRDKLFNS; via the coding sequence GTGACCCAGGTGACGGAGCGGGACCAGCAGGCGGTGCTGCGCTTCATCGAGCGCTTCGCGGCGGCCTTCGCCGAGACCGGGATGCCGCGGATGCCGGCGCGGGTGTTCGTCGCCCTGCTCGCCGACGACGAGGGCACGCTGACCGCCGCCGAGCTGGCCGACCTGCTCCAGGTCTCGCCCGCGGCGATCTCCGGCGCGGTCCGCTACCTCACCCAGGTCAACGTGGTGAGCCGCGAGCGCGAGTCCGGGTCCCGCCGGGACGTGTTCCGGGTCTACGACGACGTCTGGTACGAGGCCATCTTCCGCCGCGACCAGATGATGGCCCGCTGGGGCGGCCCGCTCAAGGAGGGCATCGGCGTGTTGGGCGAGGACACCCCCGCCGGGCGGCGGATCGCCGAGACGCTGGCCTTCTTCGAATTCGTCCACGCGGAGCTGCCGGGACTGCTGGATCGCTGGCGGACGCACCGCGACAAGCTCTTTAACTCCTGA
- the fxsT gene encoding FxSxx-COOH system tetratricopeptide repeat protein — MQWDFFVSYTDVDRAWAEWIAWELERSGHRVLVQAWDMVPGANWVDRMDEGVREAERTVAVLSAAYLSSVYGKAEWQAAWREDPVGERRKLVVLRIADCERPGLLAGIVSTDLFGLSETATRQRLLDTVRGVTVGRAKPGAPPVFPGATPRFPGAMPDVWNVPPRNPDFTGRAEHLDLLHRTTGTVAVKSVRGMGGVGKTQLATEYAYRYAGDFDVVWWIPSEQITAVPHHFADLGADLGLDVTPDKAVRAVHVELRRRGRWLLVFDNAEDADALRPYLPTGPGRVLITTRRSGFDTLGSVVDLDVMDRADSVVLLSRRLPDATATEAASLSELLGDLPLAVEQASAYIKATGLPVASYLDLLTTRTAEVIRQGKVAGHDRTLATLWDLSLAELGAAERRLLDLLAHLAPEPVPLDLFTLHPDALPAPLAETVTDPIAFNNTVGALVDHYLVRRSATEITVVHRLLGQSLRDRADPGGALGAAMALLVADLPIEIRGEPEKWPRWHTLLPHVLAVCAASPDADGPLVALLVGTGRHLHSQGLLHEALGAAERALAVQESLDGTDSQRIAVTLNEVGMILDDLDRSADALVLYQRAGVMSAGSFGGDHPYAAVYLANSANSLVNLGRSGEAVPLLERALAIYRAKYGPDHPEVAITLRKLGKAMRGLGRTAEVLPLVVRALEIDSAYFPPDHPTLVVSLNNVGFALVELDRATEAEPVFRRAMHLAETAYHPAHPYVAISATNLSVALAALGREAEARESLEKALRIRQQPQP, encoded by the coding sequence GTGCAGTGGGACTTCTTCGTCTCGTACACCGACGTCGACCGCGCGTGGGCCGAGTGGATCGCCTGGGAGCTGGAGCGGTCCGGCCACCGGGTGCTCGTGCAGGCGTGGGACATGGTGCCCGGTGCGAACTGGGTGGACCGGATGGACGAGGGCGTCCGCGAAGCGGAGCGGACCGTCGCGGTGCTGTCCGCGGCCTACCTGTCGTCGGTCTACGGCAAGGCCGAGTGGCAGGCCGCCTGGCGCGAAGACCCGGTGGGCGAGCGGCGCAAGCTCGTGGTGCTGCGGATCGCGGACTGCGAGCGACCGGGCCTGCTGGCCGGGATCGTGTCGACCGATCTGTTCGGCCTGTCCGAAACGGCCACCCGGCAACGCCTGCTGGACACCGTCCGCGGCGTGACCGTCGGCCGGGCGAAACCCGGCGCTCCCCCGGTGTTCCCGGGCGCGACCCCCCGGTTCCCGGGCGCGATGCCGGACGTGTGGAACGTGCCCCCGCGCAACCCCGACTTCACCGGCCGCGCCGAGCACCTGGACCTGCTGCACCGGACCACGGGGACGGTGGCGGTCAAGTCGGTGCGCGGCATGGGCGGCGTCGGCAAGACCCAGCTGGCCACCGAGTACGCGTACCGCTACGCGGGCGATTTCGACGTGGTGTGGTGGATCCCGTCCGAGCAGATCACGGCCGTTCCCCACCACTTCGCCGACCTCGGCGCGGACCTGGGCTTGGACGTCACGCCGGACAAGGCCGTTCGGGCCGTGCACGTGGAGCTGCGTCGCAGGGGCCGGTGGCTGCTGGTGTTCGACAATGCCGAAGACGCCGACGCGCTGCGGCCATACCTGCCGACCGGACCCGGCCGGGTGCTGATCACCACCCGCCGCAGCGGCTTCGACACCCTGGGCTCGGTGGTCGACCTGGACGTGATGGACCGGGCGGACAGCGTCGTGCTGCTGTCCCGGCGGTTGCCGGACGCGACCGCGACCGAGGCGGCGAGCCTCTCGGAGCTGCTCGGCGACCTGCCGCTGGCGGTCGAGCAGGCGTCGGCGTACATCAAGGCCACCGGGCTGCCGGTGGCGTCCTACCTGGACCTGCTGACCACCCGCACCGCCGAGGTGATCCGGCAGGGCAAGGTCGCCGGCCACGACCGGACCCTGGCGACGCTGTGGGACCTGTCGCTGGCCGAACTCGGCGCGGCCGAGCGCCGGCTGCTCGACCTGCTCGCCCACCTGGCACCCGAACCCGTCCCGCTCGACCTGTTCACCCTGCACCCCGACGCCCTGCCGGCACCGCTCGCCGAGACCGTGACGGACCCGATCGCGTTCAACAACACCGTGGGCGCGCTCGTGGACCACTACCTCGTGCGGCGGTCAGCGACAGAGATCACCGTCGTGCACCGCCTGCTGGGCCAGTCGCTGCGCGACCGCGCCGACCCCGGGGGCGCGCTCGGTGCGGCGATGGCCCTGCTGGTCGCCGACCTCCCGATCGAGATCCGCGGGGAACCCGAGAAGTGGCCGAGGTGGCACACCCTCCTGCCCCACGTGCTGGCGGTGTGCGCGGCGAGCCCGGACGCGGACGGACCGCTGGTCGCCCTGCTCGTGGGAACCGGACGCCACCTGCACAGCCAGGGCCTCCTCCACGAAGCGCTCGGCGCGGCCGAACGCGCGCTGGCCGTGCAGGAGTCGCTGGACGGGACCGATTCCCAGCGGATCGCCGTCACCCTCAACGAGGTGGGCATGATCTTGGACGACCTGGACCGGTCCGCCGACGCCCTCGTGCTCTACCAGCGGGCGGGGGTGATGAGCGCGGGCTCGTTCGGCGGCGATCACCCGTACGCCGCCGTCTACCTGGCGAACAGCGCGAACTCGCTGGTCAACCTGGGCCGGTCCGGTGAGGCGGTACCGCTGCTGGAACGCGCACTGGCCATCTACCGGGCGAAGTACGGCCCGGACCACCCGGAAGTGGCGATCACCCTCCGCAAGCTCGGAAAAGCCATGCGCGGGCTCGGTCGGACGGCCGAGGTGCTGCCGCTGGTCGTACGTGCGCTGGAGATCGACAGCGCGTACTTCCCGCCGGACCACCCCACGCTGGTGGTGAGCCTGAACAACGTCGGCTTCGCGCTGGTCGAACTCGACCGGGCCACCGAGGCGGAGCCGGTCTTCCGCCGTGCGATGCACCTGGCCGAGACCGCGTACCACCCAGCCCACCCGTACGTGGCGATCTCGGCTACGAACCTCAGCGTGGCGCTGGCGGCGCTGGGCCGCGAAGCCGAGGCGCGGGAGTCGCTGGAGAAGGCGTTGCGGATCAGGCAGCAACCGCAGCCGTAG
- a CDS encoding SPFH domain-containing protein, translating to MILDIVLAVLGAAALGLGASARVVKQYEQGLVFRFGRVRPALRGPGLTLVVPVVDRLKKVNLQIVTLPIPAQDGITRDNVTVRVDAVVYFKVADPVKAVVTIEDYRFAVLQVAQTSLRSIIGKSELDDLLSNRERLNQGLELMIDNPALSWGVEIDRVEIKDVALPEGMKRSMSRQAEAERERRARVITADGELQASKKLSEAAAQMAATPAALQLRLLQTIVEVAAEKNSTLVLPFPVELLRFLERASEQITRQEPGQAPPPEPPVDEQRSVPPGPRASAERLPG from the coding sequence ATGATCCTCGACATCGTGTTAGCCGTCCTCGGAGCCGCCGCGCTGGGCCTGGGCGCCAGTGCGCGGGTGGTCAAGCAGTACGAGCAGGGGCTGGTGTTCCGCTTCGGCCGGGTGCGGCCGGCGCTGCGCGGGCCGGGCCTGACCCTGGTCGTGCCGGTGGTCGACCGGCTGAAGAAGGTCAACCTCCAGATCGTCACCCTGCCGATCCCGGCGCAGGACGGCATCACCCGGGACAACGTCACGGTCCGTGTCGACGCGGTCGTGTACTTCAAGGTGGCCGACCCGGTGAAGGCGGTCGTCACCATCGAGGACTACCGGTTCGCCGTGCTCCAGGTCGCCCAGACGTCGCTGCGGTCCATCATCGGCAAGAGCGAGCTGGACGACCTGCTGTCCAACCGGGAGCGGCTGAACCAGGGGCTGGAGCTGATGATCGACAACCCGGCGCTGTCCTGGGGCGTCGAGATCGACCGGGTGGAGATCAAGGACGTCGCGCTGCCGGAGGGCATGAAGCGGTCGATGTCGCGGCAGGCGGAAGCGGAGCGTGAGCGGCGGGCCCGGGTCATCACCGCCGACGGCGAGCTGCAGGCGTCGAAGAAGCTGTCCGAGGCGGCCGCGCAGATGGCCGCGACGCCCGCCGCGCTGCAACTCCGGCTGCTGCAGACCATCGTCGAGGTGGCGGCGGAGAAGAACTCGACCCTGGTGCTGCCGTTCCCGGTCGAGCTGCTGCGGTTCCTGGAACGCGCGTCCGAGCAGATCACCCGGCAGGAACCCGGCCAGGCACCCCCGCCGGAACCCCCGGTGGACGAGCAGCGCAGCGTGCCTCCCGGACCGCGGGCGTCGGCCGAGCGACTGCCTGGCTGA
- the ctaD gene encoding aa3-type cytochrome oxidase subunit I, translated as MTALKPEPVVAHPGAARRRPLGGVLLGLLKTTDPKQIGLLYLTTSFVFFMIGGLLALLIRAELARPGLQFLSTEQYNQLFTMHGTIMLLLYATPILFGFANYVLPLQIGAPDVAFPRLNALSYWLYLFGGTMVLMGFVTPGGAADFGWTAYTPLSDAVHSPGIGADLWIMGLAVSGLGTILGGVNMVTTVCCLRAPGMTMFRMPIFTWNIFVTSILILLAFPILTAALMGLAADRHLGAHVFDPANGGVILWQHLFWFFGHPEVYIVALPFFGIVSEIFPVFSRKPLFGYKGLVFATFAIAALSVAVWAHHMFATGAVLLPFFSLMTFLIAVPTGIKFFNWIGTMWRGRLSFETPMLFSIGFLVTFLLGGLTGILLASPPLDFHVTDTYFVVAHFHYVLFGTIVFATYAGIYFWFPKMTGRMLDEPLGKLHFWTTFIGFHLTFLIQHWLGNIGFPRRYADYLPSDGFTTMNTVSTVGAFLLGASVLPFVWNVFRSYRFGDPAERDHPWGFGNSLEWATSCPPPRHNFTELPRIRSERPAFELHYPHMVERMREEAHFSLAKPGRRRVRPDETTEAALAPTDRTSKPD; from the coding sequence ATGACCGCGCTCAAGCCGGAGCCCGTGGTCGCGCACCCCGGTGCGGCGCGGCGACGCCCGTTGGGCGGGGTGCTGCTCGGTCTGCTCAAGACCACCGACCCGAAGCAGATCGGCCTGCTCTACCTGACGACCTCGTTCGTGTTCTTCATGATCGGCGGCCTGCTGGCGCTGCTGATCCGCGCCGAGCTGGCCCGGCCGGGGCTCCAGTTCCTGTCCACCGAGCAGTACAACCAGTTGTTCACCATGCACGGCACGATCATGCTGCTGCTCTACGCGACGCCGATCCTGTTCGGGTTCGCCAACTACGTCCTGCCGTTGCAGATCGGCGCGCCGGACGTGGCGTTCCCGCGGCTGAACGCGCTGTCGTACTGGCTGTACCTGTTCGGCGGCACGATGGTGCTGATGGGGTTCGTCACGCCGGGCGGCGCGGCGGACTTCGGCTGGACCGCCTACACGCCGCTGTCCGACGCCGTGCACTCCCCCGGCATCGGCGCGGACCTGTGGATCATGGGCCTGGCGGTGAGCGGCCTGGGCACGATCCTGGGCGGGGTGAACATGGTGACCACGGTGTGCTGCCTGCGCGCGCCCGGCATGACCATGTTCCGGATGCCGATCTTCACCTGGAACATCTTCGTCACCAGCATCCTGATCCTGCTGGCGTTCCCGATCCTGACCGCGGCGCTGATGGGCCTGGCGGCGGACCGGCACCTGGGCGCGCACGTGTTCGACCCGGCCAACGGCGGCGTGATCCTGTGGCAGCACCTGTTCTGGTTCTTCGGGCACCCCGAGGTGTACATCGTGGCGCTGCCGTTCTTCGGCATCGTCAGCGAGATCTTCCCGGTGTTCAGCCGCAAACCGCTGTTCGGCTACAAAGGACTGGTGTTCGCCACGTTCGCGATCGCGGCGCTGTCGGTGGCGGTGTGGGCGCACCACATGTTCGCCACCGGCGCGGTGCTGCTGCCGTTCTTCTCGCTGATGACGTTCCTGATCGCGGTGCCCACCGGCATCAAGTTCTTCAACTGGATCGGCACCATGTGGCGGGGGCGGCTGTCGTTCGAGACGCCGATGCTGTTCAGCATCGGGTTCCTGGTCACGTTCCTGCTGGGCGGGCTGACCGGCATCCTGCTGGCGTCGCCGCCGCTGGACTTCCACGTCACCGACACGTATTTCGTGGTGGCGCACTTCCACTATGTCCTGTTCGGCACGATCGTGTTCGCCACCTACGCGGGGATCTACTTCTGGTTTCCGAAGATGACCGGCCGGATGCTCGACGAGCCGCTGGGCAAGCTGCACTTCTGGACCACGTTCATCGGCTTCCACCTGACGTTCCTGATCCAGCACTGGTTGGGCAACATCGGCTTCCCGCGCCGGTACGCGGACTACCTGCCGTCGGACGGCTTCACCACGATGAACACCGTGTCGACGGTCGGCGCGTTCCTGCTCGGCGCGTCGGTGCTGCCGTTCGTGTGGAACGTGTTCCGCAGCTACCGGTTCGGCGACCCGGCGGAACGCGACCACCCGTGGGGGTTCGGCAACTCGCTGGAGTGGGCGACCTCCTGCCCGCCGCCCCGGCACAACTTCACCGAACTGCCCCGGATCCGCTCGGAGCGCCCGGCGTTCGAACTGCACTACCCGCACATGGTCGAGCGGATGCGCGAGGAAGCGCACTTCTCGTTGGCCAAGCCGGGTCGACGACGCGTCCGACCGGACGAGACGACGGAGGCCGCGCTCGCGCCGACCGACCGCACGTCGAAACCCGACTAG
- a CDS encoding ABC transporter ATP-binding protein has protein sequence MSAAISVSGLVKTFGPTRALDGLDLTVRTGEVHGFLGPNGAGKSTTIRVLLGLLRADGGHARLLGGDPWRDAAALHRRLAYVPGDVSLWPNLTGGEVIDLLGRLRGGLDDKRRADLLDRFELDPRKKGRTYSKGNRQKVALVAALASDVELLVLDEPTSGLDPLMEAVFQEAVNEERGRRTVLLSSHILAEVEALCDRVSIIRNGRTVETGTLAELRHLTRTSVSAELATAPEGLAALSGVHDLKVEGNRVRFEVDTDHLDEALRALVTSGVRTLTSQPPTLEELFLRHYEVPEAAVRS, from the coding sequence ATGAGCGCTGCGATCTCCGTGTCGGGCCTGGTCAAGACCTTCGGGCCGACGCGAGCACTGGACGGGCTGGACCTGACCGTCCGCACCGGGGAGGTGCACGGCTTCCTCGGTCCGAACGGGGCGGGCAAGTCGACCACCATCAGGGTCCTGCTCGGTCTCCTGCGCGCCGACGGCGGCCACGCCCGCCTGCTCGGCGGCGACCCGTGGCGCGACGCCGCCGCCCTGCACCGGCGGCTGGCCTACGTGCCGGGCGACGTCAGCCTGTGGCCCAACCTGACCGGCGGCGAGGTCATCGACCTGCTGGGCCGGCTGCGCGGCGGGCTGGACGACAAGCGGCGCGCGGACCTGCTCGACCGGTTCGAGCTGGACCCGCGCAAGAAGGGCCGCACCTACTCCAAGGGCAACCGGCAGAAGGTGGCGCTGGTCGCGGCGCTCGCCTCGGACGTGGAACTGCTCGTCCTGGACGAGCCGACCTCCGGCCTCGACCCGCTGATGGAGGCGGTGTTCCAGGAGGCGGTCAACGAGGAGCGCGGGCGTCGCACCGTGCTGCTGTCCAGCCACATCCTGGCCGAGGTCGAGGCGTTGTGCGACCGGGTGAGCATCATCCGCAACGGGCGCACCGTGGAGACCGGGACGCTGGCCGAGCTGCGGCACCTGACCCGGACCAGCGTGTCCGCCGAACTCGCCACCGCACCCGAGGGGCTGGCCGCGCTGTCCGGCGTGCACGACCTGAAGGTCGAGGGCAACCGCGTGCGGTTCGAAGTGGACACCGACCACTTGGACGAGGCCCTGCGCGCGCTGGTGACCTCCGGCGTGCGCACGCTGACCAGCCAGCCGCCCACCTTGGAAGAGCTGTTCCTGCGCCACTACGAGGTGCCCGAGGCGGCGGTGCGGTCATGA